The following proteins come from a genomic window of Fusobacterium sp. DD2:
- a CDS encoding UvrD-helicase domain-containing protein — MKIELTKEQDTIARWGKRTLIVKGTAGSGKTLVGLARAERILEDQERSLFNEDKRVLFFSYNNSVINEIRDKNREYCKDRFVNKVAFETYDRFFYDLICDIFKGYHPDFTISTFNREYFAPDGEYADYLEKSAKDLGLEQKLLLDELRYIMYNGFSKDEYATAVRKNKEKEITKEIREKIYSVLEKYRDIVRENKKIDIYDAYIWFLDVYLKEYRIKRYETDIENAYLKKEGKETIDEIPNIYEIFSDVKAIIVDESQDLCRIKIKTLLKIMEIFEDINYITFLYDISQSIYGSSYFSSITSFKSMGISAIKSVKTLSYSYRSTRQIHQCAYSLLSKYSEENDENELVVNPIFGQSDEGVKPVLVECPTVKNEGRLLARMINTLMEKYRYTPDDIIIICQNTEEEERFEKILEGSGLQTAYISSEISREYNENRKSAREENKGKIRIYNPYNVKGLESKVIFIVGTNKHSHRRTDEENAKFYYVQMTRAMELLFIMTEGEPDKYIQSIDEKYITKVDYNPNLDIDEIIDRDIEMQKEMIESNKISRYAGVAENIEKNSAADKAYQEKMELREQTINKDLFTGNAEAEKYVNKVQTDMSILPDDVIKNLGLGLYYYEGVNDIETAYGKFAKGLELILKRIYKDRELTLGQMVNFLELNKDYRDFAKEIIEYGFVRIRNAAVHENLSPENKKEIEKIYDYIFKDNKLVKLFDKMLKVKEREENNGVITRVAYVVTKGCQAKVRGKDLYLYLLDNEDFGACKRLIKSGRYELEGKYQVSNGMDIFVIDKFKECKEPVEE; from the coding sequence ATGAAGATAGAATTAACAAAGGAACAGGATACAATAGCAAGGTGGGGAAAGAGAACCTTAATAGTAAAAGGAACTGCTGGAAGTGGAAAGACTTTAGTTGGACTGGCCAGAGCAGAAAGAATTTTGGAAGATCAGGAACGTTCTCTTTTTAATGAGGATAAAAGAGTATTGTTTTTTAGCTATAACAACTCTGTTATTAATGAGATTAGAGATAAAAATAGAGAATATTGTAAAGATAGATTTGTAAATAAGGTTGCTTTTGAAACTTATGACAGATTTTTTTATGATTTGATTTGTGATATTTTTAAAGGATATCATCCTGATTTTACAATAAGTACTTTTAACAGGGAATACTTTGCTCCTGATGGAGAATATGCAGATTATTTGGAGAAAAGTGCTAAAGATTTAGGTCTTGAACAGAAGCTTTTATTAGATGAGTTACGCTATATTATGTATAATGGCTTTAGTAAAGATGAGTATGCTACAGCAGTTAGAAAAAATAAGGAAAAGGAAATTACAAAAGAGATTAGGGAAAAGATTTATTCTGTTCTTGAAAAGTATAGAGATATTGTAAGAGAGAATAAAAAAATTGATATATATGATGCATATATCTGGTTTTTAGATGTATATTTAAAGGAGTATAGAATAAAAAGATATGAGACTGATATTGAAAATGCTTATCTGAAAAAAGAGGGAAAAGAGACTATAGATGAAATACCTAATATCTATGAAATATTTTCAGATGTTAAGGCAATAATTGTAGATGAAAGTCAGGATCTTTGTAGAATAAAGATAAAGACTCTCCTTAAGATAATGGAAATATTTGAGGATATCAACTATATAACATTTCTTTATGATATTTCACAGTCAATCTATGGAAGCTCATATTTTAGTAGCATAACCTCTTTTAAATCTATGGGAATAAGTGCAATAAAGAGTGTAAAAACTTTAAGCTATAGTTATAGAAGCACAAGACAGATACATCAATGTGCATACAGCCTTTTATCAAAGTACTCAGAAGAAAATGATGAAAATGAATTGGTTGTCAACCCGATATTTGGACAGAGTGATGAAGGGGTAAAACCTGTTTTGGTAGAATGTCCAACTGTAAAAAATGAGGGAAGACTTCTTGCAAGAATGATAAATACTCTGATGGAAAAATATAGATATACTCCAGATGATATAATTATAATCTGCCAAAATACAGAAGAGGAAGAGCGTTTTGAAAAGATACTGGAAGGAAGTGGACTGCAAACTGCATATATCTCTTCAGAAATATCAAGAGAGTATAATGAAAACAGGAAATCTGCAAGGGAAGAGAATAAGGGTAAAATAAGAATATACAATCCGTATAATGTAAAAGGTCTTGAGTCAAAAGTAATATTTATAGTGGGAACTAATAAGCACAGCCATAGACGTACAGATGAGGAGAATGCAAAATTTTACTATGTACAGATGACAAGAGCTATGGAACTGTTATTTATTATGACAGAGGGAGAGCCTGACAAATATATTCAGAGTATAGATGAAAAATATATTACAAAGGTTGATTACAATCCTAATCTTGATATAGATGAGATAATAGATAGAGATATTGAGATGCAAAAAGAGATGATTGAAAGCAATAAGATATCAAGATATGCTGGAGTGGCAGAGAATATTGAGAAGAATTCAGCTGCAGATAAAGCTTACCAGGAAAAAATGGAATTGAGGGAGCAGACTATTAATAAGGATCTCTTTACTGGTAATGCAGAAGCTGAAAAATATGTTAATAAGGTTCAGACAGATATGTCTATTCTGCCAGATGATGTGATAAAAAACCTTGGATTGGGTCTTTATTATTATGAAGGTGTAAATGATATAGAGACTGCCTATGGAAAGTTTGCCAAAGGGCTGGAGCTTATTTTAAAAAGAATCTATAAAGATAGAGAGCTCACTTTGGGACAGATGGTAAATTTCCTTGAGCTTAATAAAGATTATAGAGATTTTGCTAAAGAGATAATAGAATATGGATTTGTAAGAATAAGAAATGCAGCTGTACATGAAAACTTGAGTCCAGAGAATAAAAAAGAGATAGAGAAAATATATGACTATATTTTTAAAGATAACAAGCTGGTAAAACTTTTTGATAAGATGCTAAAAGTTAAAGAGAGAGAAGAGAATAATGGAGTTATTACCAGAGTGGCTTATGTTGTCACTAAAGGCTGCCAGGCAAAGGTACGTGGAAAAGATTTATATCTTTATCTTCTTGATAATGAAGATTTTGGAGCCTGCAAAAGACTTATTAAGAGTGGAAGATATGAACTGGAAGGAAAGTATCAGGTTTCTAATGGTATGGATATCTTTGTGATAGATAAATTTAAGGAGTGTAAAGAGCCAGTAGAAGAATAG
- a CDS encoding Wadjet anti-phage system protein JetD domain-containing protein codes for MNKLKYYKDIIHKLSIKWRNKEILRKIFRDENFNLEMRVSNLTKNDIYKDLKEISLWVEEIENNSKMNLGYGYEIKYRELHDIGKKVYKFPHYISIISNKDAILLLKKKKDVEKFKLNSKKLIANFPELSDYIYDKPFKILNIENIDNIIAVLLWFKNNKNRNFYIRELDIEGVDTKFIENNFPLLKELLPVILIDERIEYSEDFSQMFGFKRKPNLVRFRILDPEKYILNFSDISVPIEEFSRWKNSFSKIFIVENEINFLCFPKVENAVILFGSGYKAGLLQKASWLNERDVYYWGDIDTHGFSILSNVRKDIKNVKSFLMTEEILLKHKDMWVIEKEQSKNDGVYLTPEEASVLYKLKKNVYGKNVRLEQERIRYSFLKEYLKEII; via the coding sequence ATGAATAAATTGAAGTATTACAAGGATATTATCCATAAGTTAAGTATAAAATGGAGAAATAAGGAGATTTTAAGAAAAATATTTAGGGATGAAAATTTTAATTTGGAAATGCGGGTTTCTAATTTAACTAAAAATGATATATATAAAGATTTAAAAGAAATAAGCTTGTGGGTAGAGGAAATTGAAAACAATAGTAAAATGAATTTAGGATATGGATATGAAATAAAATATAGAGAATTACATGATATAGGTAAAAAAGTATATAAATTTCCCCATTATATATCTATAATATCTAATAAAGATGCTATTTTGTTATTAAAGAAGAAAAAAGATGTTGAAAAATTTAAACTGAACAGTAAGAAGTTGATAGCAAATTTTCCTGAACTTTCAGATTATATATATGATAAGCCTTTTAAAATATTGAATATAGAAAATATAGATAATATAATAGCTGTACTTTTGTGGTTTAAAAATAATAAAAATAGAAATTTTTATATAAGAGAGTTAGATATTGAGGGTGTAGATACTAAATTTATAGAGAATAATTTTCCATTATTAAAAGAGCTTTTGCCTGTTATTTTAATTGATGAAAGGATAGAATACAGTGAGGACTTTTCTCAAATGTTTGGGTTCAAACGTAAGCCGAACCTTGTAAGATTTAGAATATTGGATCCAGAAAAATATATTTTAAACTTTTCAGATATAAGTGTTCCTATTGAAGAATTTTCACGATGGAAAAATTCTTTTTCTAAAATATTTATAGTTGAAAATGAGATAAATTTTCTCTGTTTTCCTAAAGTTGAAAATGCAGTGATATTATTTGGTTCAGGATATAAAGCAGGGTTATTACAAAAAGCTTCCTGGCTCAATGAGAGAGATGTATATTATTGGGGAGATATAGATACTCATGGGTTCAGTATTCTTTCAAATGTGAGAAAGGATATTAAGAATGTTAAATCTTTCCTTATGACAGAGGAAATACTATTAAAGCATAAAGATATGTGGGTTATAGAGAAAGAACAATCTAAAAATGATGGAGTATATTTGACTCCAGAAGAAGCTAGTGTGTTGTATAAACTTAAAAAAAATGTTTATGGAAAAAATGTAAGATTGGAACAGGAAAGAATAAGGTATAGTTTTTTAAAAGAGTATTTAAAAGAGATAATATAA